The following proteins are encoded in a genomic region of Streptomyces lunaelactis:
- a CDS encoding NACHT domain-containing protein, producing MDAAAIGARLASSAVVPLVRKLFTADGPGAGLVNRPVKISGLVTFRGEKRSLGERELQKITAELVRRAVASAGAHERPVSADEEAAVAIALARTVQCLGNLDMDDVQAVQLGHKALAKRLRDTDPHTTYHLSDDAARLHDALLEVACLHILHFFTQRSTFVARTLVGHSSQLADSIARIDLLLERTPSLLAEDTMFEARYAEHIINKHGTLTIYGIDFTNSPDEWPLDTAYLSLEVGVNERGRQAPIRAEYILAGRDRALLRGVAGSGKTTLVQWLAVTTARQGSDNGRHLAPLSGRVPFVLALRTLTHLWHDLPTPGRFLAAVRSPLAEAQPRGWTDRVLRAGRGLLLVDGVDEVPEKVRERTKVWLRDLISMYPDNLWLITSRPSAVRDRWLEAQGFTELSLAPMSRGDVTHFIRRWHTAARSGDDAERQLLDAYEQSLTAAVRTKGDLSRRDIERDMSAIDGIELTEEPKTQFLQRLAYKFLLNGKSELERTQAERIIAQTLPSVSAAVSQGTAQEVFRHLLLRSGVLREPVPGTIDFIHRTFQDYLGAKAAVEEGDLALLVLRAADSQWEDVIRMAIAHARPSERAELLAELIARGDTASTHRRRTQLHLLAMASLEHATQLAPSIRTEVERRASALIPPKSVSEARDLAQVGPVVLELLPGPEGLEPEAATLTVQTAMLIGGDAAIPILARYADHPDLGVRTQLAIAWHHFDTDQYAEDVISQMAGEDIYFDVLTLAELGALQNLGGRARLRIGEGLGSNNLVAGIVHRKLTHLWLQADQSVTWYWLAAFSQLHTLILDHSATPVDLSSLAAHPTLRTIGIHPDQILVDAGSLHERFDVIDASRVNGAT from the coding sequence CTCCGGGCTGGTCACATTCCGTGGAGAGAAGCGGAGTCTGGGCGAGAGGGAGCTGCAGAAAATCACAGCCGAGTTAGTCCGGCGCGCCGTCGCATCCGCCGGCGCCCATGAGCGGCCGGTCAGCGCTGATGAGGAAGCGGCCGTCGCTATCGCCTTAGCCCGCACCGTGCAATGCCTGGGCAACCTGGACATGGATGACGTACAGGCCGTACAGCTGGGGCACAAAGCGCTCGCCAAACGTTTGCGCGATACCGACCCCCACACCACCTACCACCTGTCCGACGACGCCGCACGCCTGCACGACGCGCTGCTGGAGGTCGCCTGTCTCCACATCCTGCATTTCTTCACCCAGCGCTCCACGTTCGTCGCACGCACCCTGGTCGGTCACAGCAGCCAGCTCGCCGACTCCATTGCGCGGATCGACCTGCTCCTTGAGCGCACCCCGTCCTTACTCGCCGAGGACACCATGTTCGAGGCCCGTTACGCCGAGCACATCATCAACAAGCACGGCACCCTGACCATTTACGGCATCGACTTCACCAACTCCCCAGACGAATGGCCCCTGGACACCGCCTATCTCAGCTTGGAAGTGGGCGTAAACGAGCGCGGTCGCCAAGCCCCGATCCGCGCCGAATACATCTTGGCAGGGCGCGATCGGGCGCTGCTGCGCGGAGTCGCGGGTTCGGGCAAGACCACCCTGGTGCAGTGGCTGGCTGTGACCACTGCCCGCCAGGGGTCTGACAATGGACGTCATCTGGCGCCCCTGTCCGGCCGTGTCCCCTTTGTTCTCGCACTCCGCACTTTGACCCACCTGTGGCATGACCTCCCCACCCCCGGCCGCTTCCTGGCCGCAGTCCGTAGTCCCCTGGCCGAGGCGCAACCTCGCGGCTGGACCGACCGCGTCCTGCGTGCGGGACGTGGGTTGCTCCTGGTGGACGGCGTGGACGAAGTACCGGAAAAAGTCCGCGAACGGACCAAAGTCTGGCTCCGCGACCTAATCTCCATGTACCCGGACAACCTGTGGCTCATTACTTCCCGCCCGTCAGCCGTACGCGACCGATGGCTGGAGGCCCAGGGATTCACCGAACTGTCCTTGGCTCCCATGAGCCGCGGCGATGTCACTCACTTCATCCGCCGCTGGCACACCGCTGCGCGCAGCGGTGACGACGCCGAGCGCCAGCTGCTGGACGCCTACGAGCAGTCACTGACGGCTGCCGTCCGAACTAAGGGAGACCTCTCCCGCCGCGACATCGAGCGGGACATGTCGGCCATAGACGGCATCGAACTCACCGAAGAACCTAAGACCCAGTTTCTTCAGAGACTGGCCTACAAGTTCCTCCTGAACGGCAAATCGGAACTTGAGCGTACCCAGGCCGAAAGAATCATCGCCCAGACCCTCCCTTCCGTCTCGGCGGCCGTCAGCCAGGGCACCGCCCAAGAGGTCTTTCGCCACCTCTTGCTTCGCAGCGGTGTCCTACGCGAACCCGTTCCCGGGACCATCGACTTCATCCACCGCACGTTCCAGGACTATCTTGGTGCCAAGGCGGCGGTAGAGGAGGGAGACCTGGCTCTTCTGGTCCTGCGTGCTGCGGACAGTCAGTGGGAAGACGTCATCCGCATGGCCATAGCCCACGCACGCCCCAGTGAACGCGCCGAGCTCCTGGCCGAACTCATTGCCCGCGGCGATACCGCGAGTACACATCGTCGCCGTACCCAGCTGCACCTGCTGGCCATGGCGTCCCTGGAGCACGCCACCCAGCTCGCCCCCTCGATCCGCACCGAGGTGGAACGCCGCGCCAGCGCCCTGATCCCGCCCAAGAGCGTTTCAGAGGCGCGTGACCTGGCTCAGGTAGGACCGGTCGTCCTGGAGCTGCTTCCCGGGCCCGAGGGGTTGGAGCCGGAGGCAGCCACTCTCACCGTGCAGACAGCGATGCTCATCGGAGGTGACGCCGCCATACCCATCCTCGCCCGCTATGCCGACCACCCGGATCTAGGAGTGCGCACCCAGCTGGCCATCGCCTGGCACCACTTCGACACCGACCAGTACGCTGAGGATGTGATCTCCCAGATGGCCGGGGAAGACATTTACTTCGACGTACTGACGCTCGCGGAACTCGGCGCGTTGCAAAACCTCGGCGGTCGCGCACGACTGCGTATCGGCGAGGGTTTGGGCTCCAACAACCTCGTGGCCGGCATCGTCCACCGCAAGCTCACCCACCTGTGGCTCCAGGCCGACCAATCCGTCACCTGGTACTGGCTGGCAGCTTTCTCGCAGCTGCACACCTTGATCCTCGACCACAGCGCCACGCCCGTGGATCTGTCCTCTCTGGCCGCCCACCCCACGCTGCGTACGATTGGCATACACCCGGACCAAATCCTGGTCGACGCGGGGTCACTGCACGAGCGTTTCGATGTCATCGACGCCAGCAGGGTCAATGGAGCAACCTGA